A DNA window from Ancylothrix sp. D3o contains the following coding sequences:
- a CDS encoding mechanosensitive ion channel family protein, whose protein sequence is MLTIHYFLTAPPQVPAGNTDLRNYAALWQSVEVWKKFLDLLFSIIPQMLWALGILLLTRLAINVMTRTMRRVLNRTEPTLRKFLIQAAEILTMVVGVVAALNAVGIQATSLVAVVGAAGLAIGLAWQNTLSHFAAGVMLISLRPFEVGDYIEGAGVAGVVDAIGIFSTTLLTADHIKITVPNAQLFNGTLKNTTAMKTRRVDIDVNIGERPIAATISHLLVLVESHPLVFSKPHPTAVVTSIASGTVLSVRPWCASQDYEQVKSQVQLIIKEALQDEPEPEKSSNI, encoded by the coding sequence ATGTTAACAATTCATTATTTTTTGACAGCCCCCCCACAAGTGCCCGCAGGAAATACGGACTTGCGGAACTATGCCGCTCTTTGGCAATCTGTAGAAGTCTGGAAAAAATTTCTGGATTTGTTGTTTTCAATTATTCCCCAGATGCTTTGGGCCTTGGGAATTTTGCTGCTGACAAGACTGGCAATTAATGTTATGACGCGCACGATGCGGCGCGTACTGAACCGAACCGAACCAACCCTCAGAAAATTTTTAATACAAGCCGCAGAAATTTTAACAATGGTGGTAGGAGTAGTTGCGGCCTTAAATGCAGTTGGAATTCAAGCAACAAGTTTAGTAGCAGTCGTGGGGGCGGCAGGTTTAGCCATTGGTTTAGCTTGGCAAAATACCCTTTCTCATTTTGCGGCTGGAGTAATGTTAATTAGTTTAAGACCCTTTGAAGTAGGCGATTATATTGAAGGAGCAGGAGTGGCCGGTGTAGTCGATGCCATTGGTATTTTTTCCACCACTTTATTAACAGCCGATCATATCAAAATTACCGTACCCAACGCTCAACTTTTTAACGGAACCTTGAAAAATACAACCGCAATGAAAACGCGGCGGGTAGATATTGACGTAAATATTGGAGAACGGCCAATTGCTGCAACAATTTCTCATTTACTCGTTCTAGTTGAGTCTCATCCTTTGGTTTTTTCCAAACCGCATCCAACCGCTGTAGTAACTTCCATTGCTTCCGGTACAGTTTTATCCGTCCGTCCTTGGTGCGCCTCGCAAGATTATGAGCAAGTGAAATCGCAAGTACAGCTAATTATTAAAGAAGCCTTACAAGACGAACCAGAACCGGAGAAAAGCAGTAATATTTAA